The window TGCTCGCACTCGGAAGTTCCCTCCGCATATATCCAGCCAGCGACAAGTATAACAACGCCCCTTAACGTATCGCTTCTTGTCTTTAAGTTTCCTCATGAGAGGATCGGAAAGATCCATCCATATTTCGCCGAAAGGTCGTTGCCTGACATTTCCAAAGGAATAATGACGCCAGAATTGATCTGCGTGAACCGACCCATCCCAGCTGACGCAACCGATGCCTCTTCCGGAGTTATTTCCTTCATTCATCTTAAGCAATTCGAGCACTTCCTTGGCTCGCGGCGATCCTTCTCTCACCATTCTAAGGTATAAGTAAGGTCCATCAGCGTGGTTATCGACCGTAAGCACTTCCGTGGGTTTTCCCGTGCGGTGCAATTCTGCTGTTCGATCGATTATTAAATCAACTGTGCGTCTGGTTTCGTCATGAGAAAGGTCTTCAGACATTAAAGAACTTCCTCTTCCGGCATAAACTAAATGATAGAAGCAGATTCGCGGGATACGTCGTTCCTCTATGAGATCAAAAATAGCCGGAATTTCTGAAACATTCTGACGGTTTATGGTAAATCTAAGACCTACCTTTATACCCGCTTCCTGACAGGCAGCAATGCCATCCATTGCTCTTCCAAAAGCACCTCGCACGCCTCGAAACCGATCGTTTGCCGCTTCCATGCCGTCCAGACTAATTCCGACGTAGGACAACCCAATAGCTTTCATCTCAGCGGCTACTCGTGAGGTAATTAGAGTGCCATTGGTGGAAATGACTGCTCGAAGCCCTTTTTCAACAGCGTATGCAACCAACTCCAAAAGATCATCTCTCATCAGTGGCTCACCCCCAGAAAAAAGGATGACGGAGCAGCCAAAGTCGGCAAGACTGTCGATTAAAGCCCTGCCTTCCTCTGTGGAGAGTTCATCGGGACCGGGGCTTGCATCGGCTCGAGCATAACAGTGGATGCACCTTAGGTTGCACCGCCTGGTAACGTTCCAAACTACAACGGGTTTTTTATCTTCAGAAAATTGCAGTAAGTGACTGGGAAGGTTGGCACTTTTTCTACCGTAACGGAGAGCGTCGGATGGTTCAACGGTGCCACAGTATAGCTTAGAAATACCAATCATTTGGAAGCTCCTTTTCTACACCGGAGGAAAATCCTGATGGGATTTTCCAATAGGATATCGCTGATAGGTAGTTCTTACAAGATTGTCCATATATTCGTCTGGAGTGATAACGGCTTCTTTGGGTAGAGTGAATTGCATCTGTCCACTACGTTCAGCAATAAGCTTCATGGCGTAATCGAAGTCTCGAGCGACTTCACGGCAAATAACAGCAGCAGTGGTGTCACGTTCGAGCGCTCTAAGTATAATTTCGTCAACTGCTTCCTCTGCGAAGGTTATTTTGAAGCCATGTCTTTCGTAAAAGTCGGATTCAAAGGTGCGTATCTGGTTGTAAAGTAAAGCGACTTCATCGAAAATCTTTTCTATGGGGATGCCGGCTTTCATGTGATAATCAATGACCAGGTCGATGCGAGCAGGAGTAAAAATGATCGGATATTTCTTTACGTAGAATTCAATCTTTTGGACAGATTTATTCCGAATTATACACTTTTCCTCATTTTTTATAGCCTGGTAAAGAGCTGTTCTGTCTGGGTCGTGCGGATTTGCAAGTATAGTTTGTAAAACTCCTTCAGGATCTTTAACCATCTCTGGTGTTACCACCAGAGTCTTAATATCCGTAGAAGGCAGGGTCTTTTCGAAAGGTATCAGGATTTTTTCCACAACGCTTACGAGAGCTCTTGCACCAGTTCCTTCCACGTAAGCAAGCCTTGCTATTTCTCTAAGAGCCTCATCCTGAAAGACGATGTCTATGCCGTAGCAATGGAAGTCTTCTTTTTTGCCGTTAATAATGGGATTATTGGGATTTCTCAAAATTTCGTATAAATCTTCTTCTTCTAATGGATCCAGAACGGCGATAACGGGAATCCGTCCGATAAATTCTCTTTCGAAGCCGTATTGAACAAGATCGTCTGCTTTGACATATTTGAGATATTCAATGTCGTTGTCTTTGCTCTGAATTTCAGCTCCAAATCCTATTCCCTGTTTCTTCATGCGGTTTTTAATAATCTCGGGAAGTTCTGGAAAAGCTCCGCTCATGACAAACAGAATATTCTTTGTGTTGACAATTCGCCTTTCTCGTCGTCCAGTTCTACGATAATGTTCTA of the Thermodesulforhabdaceae bacterium genome contains:
- the ahbC gene encoding 12,18-didecarboxysiroheme deacetylase produces the protein MIGISKLYCGTVEPSDALRYGRKSANLPSHLLQFSEDKKPVVVWNVTRRCNLRCIHCYARADASPGPDELSTEEGRALIDSLADFGCSVILFSGGEPLMRDDLLELVAYAVEKGLRAVISTNGTLITSRVAAEMKAIGLSYVGISLDGMEAANDRFRGVRGAFGRAMDGIAACQEAGIKVGLRFTINRQNVSEIPAIFDLIEERRIPRICFYHLVYAGRGSSLMSEDLSHDETRRTVDLIIDRTAELHRTGKPTEVLTVDNHADGPYLYLRMVREGSPRAKEVLELLKMNEGNNSGRGIGCVSWDGSVHADQFWRHYSFGNVRQRPFGEIWMDLSDPLMRKLKDKKRYVKGRCYTCRWLDICGGNFRVRAEAATGDLWAPDPACYLTNDEIKREDDK
- a CDS encoding AAA family ATPase, whose protein sequence is MEKASQFPDPEELERELNDYLKKKYGIRIKVMSPFQTMSYRSEEEGVPKKSSGVQKIRFDMKPEELESYLNQYVVKQDRAKAILATKTCTHYNRIRIQKQRERFGKTHTVGRIKNNILLIGPTGVGKTYLVKLIAEKLNVPFVKGDATKFSETGYVGGDVEDLVRDLVTVANDDIELAEHGIIYIDEIDKIASSRNIIGPDVSRTGVQRALLKPLEETEVDLRVSYDPISQLQAIEHYRRTGRRERRIVNTKNILFVMSGAFPELPEIIKNRMKKQGIGFGAEIQSKDNDIEYLKYVKADDLVQYGFEREFIGRIPVIAVLDPLEEEDLYEILRNPNNPIINGKKEDFHCYGIDIVFQDEALREIARLAYVEGTGARALVSVVEKILIPFEKTLPSTDIKTLVVTPEMVKDPEGVLQTILANPHDPDRTALYQAIKNEEKCIIRNKSVQKIEFYVKKYPIIFTPARIDLVIDYHMKAGIPIEKIFDEVALLYNQIRTFESDFYERHGFKITFAEEAVDEIILRALERDTTAAVICREVARDFDYAMKLIAERSGQMQFTLPKEAVITPDEYMDNLVRTTYQRYPIGKSHQDFPPV